A genomic region of Brevibacillus sp. JNUCC-41 contains the following coding sequences:
- a CDS encoding phage tail protein, producing MSYIVDFKNVSTVGLESSPVVEALAGLRANEARYFMNKYKHEFTVVAASESQETLDYVNRILKEERDIEFAAKPLETSRFQLENIKFAYVFYENGLEVNVMYTVDGPKKRAVGFKLSEGMEVPKELEGKFKFARQKSKLAGTIRGSFFVIKGEY from the coding sequence ATGTCCTATATCGTTGATTTTAAAAATGTGTCTACGGTTGGTTTAGAGTCTTCACCTGTAGTAGAAGCGCTTGCTGGTTTACGTGCTAATGAAGCCCGGTATTTTATGAACAAATACAAGCATGAATTTACGGTTGTAGCAGCTAGCGAAAGTCAGGAGACGCTTGATTATGTGAACCGAATTTTGAAAGAAGAACGTGATATTGAGTTTGCAGCCAAACCTTTAGAAACTTCGCGTTTTCAATTGGAAAATATCAAATTTGCCTACGTCTTTTATGAGAATGGCCTTGAGGTCAATGTCATGTATACGGTTGATGGCCCTAAGAAGCGGGCCGTTGGTTTTAAGCTTTCCGAGGGGATGGAGGTACCAAAGGAGTTAGAAGGGAAGTTTAAGTTTGCTAGGCAGAAGTCCAAACTAGCTGGAACAATTCGGGGCTCGTTTTTTGTAATTAAAGGAGAATACTAA
- a CDS encoding VOC family protein, translating to MNKKLLRVGTTYIPVSNVELASEWYVNKLGAELNYEDEDKAILNFANQSIFLVKSKENQSSNFYDIYGVERFSITFEVNGINALEAIHRDFSHKQIKVSAIENRGHSGENFVFFDLDGNKFDVWSELSPIFKEKYLISQ from the coding sequence GTGAATAAAAAATTATTAAGGGTAGGAACTACTTATATCCCAGTTTCAAATGTAGAACTTGCTTCTGAATGGTATGTAAACAAATTGGGGGCAGAGTTAAACTATGAAGACGAAGACAAAGCAATTCTTAATTTTGCGAACCAAAGTATTTTCCTTGTTAAATCTAAAGAAAATCAAAGCTCAAATTTCTATGATATTTACGGTGTTGAGCGTTTTTCTATAACTTTTGAAGTTAATGGAATTAATGCTTTAGAAGCTATACATAGAGATTTTAGCCATAAACAGATTAAAGTTAGTGCGATTGAAAATAGAGGACATTCTGGGGAAAATTTTGTTTTCTTCGATTTAGATGGTAATAAATTTGATGTATGGAGTGAATTAAGTCCAATTTTCAAAGAAAAATACCTTATCTCGCAATAG
- a CDS encoding GNAT family N-acetyltransferase gives MNIRILKESDAHLYQEVRLNALKINPEAFGSTYEREVEFSLETVKERMKPTRDKYIVGAFDYRKSLVGIVTFIRENNIKTRHKGNVFGMYIAPGNRGQGLGKSLMNELIRRAKNSDGLEQINLTVVSDNDSAKKLYMSLGFEVYGTERNALKYNGHYFDEDLMVLTI, from the coding sequence ATGAATATTCGTATTTTAAAAGAGTCCGATGCCCATTTATACCAGGAAGTGCGATTGAATGCATTGAAAATTAACCCAGAAGCATTTGGTTCAACATATGAGAGAGAGGTGGAATTTTCATTAGAAACGGTAAAGGAGCGAATGAAACCAACCAGGGACAAGTACATTGTAGGTGCTTTTGATTATAGAAAATCTTTAGTTGGAATTGTTACTTTTATACGTGAAAACAATATCAAAACCAGACATAAAGGGAATGTTTTTGGGATGTACATAGCTCCAGGCAATCGAGGTCAGGGCTTAGGAAAATCATTAATGAATGAACTTATAAGAAGGGCGAAGAATTCTGATGGATTGGAACAAATAAATTTAACTGTTGTATCTGATAATGACTCCGCAAAGAAACTATATATGTCTTTAGGATTTGAGGTCTATGGTACAGAACGAAATGCCTTAAAGTATAATGGGCACTATTTTGATGAGGATTTGATGGTTCTAACTATCTGA
- a CDS encoding class I SAM-dependent methyltransferase, producing the protein MKKNESSLTSLISAFGRAYHSKYDTPKIFDDFIAKDLITQKEFADISENMIKGIQFFNNKVARKFQDHPDEILKWIIQVQLSPTPLARAAYCENVLFHEMSLGVKQYVILGAGLDTFCFRHPELNDSVEIFEVDYPATQDFKKIRLANADYQIPDNLHFVSMDFTKEFTVQNLVEEGFMPNEKTLFSLLGVSYYLTKEENANLINRLFTKVPSGSSIVFDYADDKLFEEKGMSNRVQNMVQMASASGEPMKSCFTYDETEKMLENSGLLIYEHLSPVTINNEFFRSRTDYLSAFETIHYIHAVKK; encoded by the coding sequence ATGAAGAAAAATGAATCAAGCTTAACTTCCTTAATATCAGCATTTGGTCGAGCATACCACAGTAAATATGACACACCCAAAATTTTTGATGATTTTATTGCAAAGGATTTAATTACCCAAAAAGAATTTGCAGATATTAGTGAGAACATGATTAAAGGAATTCAATTCTTTAATAATAAAGTTGCAAGGAAGTTTCAAGATCATCCAGATGAAATTTTAAAATGGATTATACAAGTTCAACTTTCTCCAACGCCTTTGGCACGTGCTGCCTATTGCGAAAATGTATTATTTCACGAAATGTCGCTAGGCGTTAAACAGTATGTCATTCTAGGAGCTGGATTAGATACCTTTTGTTTCAGACACCCAGAATTAAACGACAGTGTAGAAATATTTGAAGTTGATTATCCAGCCACACAAGACTTTAAAAAGATAAGGTTAGCAAATGCTGATTATCAAATTCCGGATAATCTTCATTTTGTTTCAATGGATTTCACCAAAGAATTCACTGTTCAAAATCTTGTTGAAGAAGGTTTTATGCCTAATGAAAAAACTTTGTTTAGTCTTTTAGGTGTTTCTTATTATTTAACAAAAGAGGAAAATGCCAACTTGATTAATAGATTATTTACCAAAGTTCCCTCAGGAAGTTCTATCGTTTTTGATTATGCAGACGACAAACTTTTTGAAGAAAAAGGAATGTCTAATCGAGTTCAAAATATGGTTCAAATGGCTTCAGCTAGTGGTGAGCCAATGAAATCATGTTTTACTTATGATGAAACGGAGAAAATGTTAGAAAACTCAGGTTTACTCATTTATGAACATTTATCACCTGTTACTATTAATAATGAATTCTTTCGTAGTCGTACAGACTATTTGTCTGCATTCGAAACGATTCATTACATCCATGCTGTAAAAAAATAA